The following nucleotide sequence is from Mangifera indica cultivar Alphonso chromosome 1, CATAS_Mindica_2.1, whole genome shotgun sequence.
TCCCATTGGAGTTATTTTTTAGCCAACTAGAAAAATCATGCcaataatttacatttaaaataaataaataaataattttttatattatttatcaaacaatagaaactataaatttattaaacatacaaaattttttattatattactaattattatatagtcataatttaatttaatatttataacctTTAAATACATGAATATTTTTGGTCCTAAAAGGAACATATAACATCCAGCCACGTGTAAGACGGAAAATAAGATTTGAACAAAATGGGAGTTTTGTATTTACGGGCTCTGTCTTCTCTCGGTACTTCTCGCAATGGTTTTccaaaaaacatttattaaaaaaagggaaacagAAGACTTCGATTTTAATGGTCTATTGCGCCAAATAGCTCCATTCCGTTTTCAACAAGCCCTAAATAACACGGCTGTCTTCTCTTTGAATCGACTGTCTATATAAACACATGATGCACACATTTGCTGCACAGAGAACGAAGCAAAGCAAATAAgagaacccaaaaaaaaaaaaaaaatgggggGGAAAGGTAATGGTCAGAGTCAGACTGAAGCGCGCATGGGTCACGGTGTCGACGGCCCGACTAATCCCATGGTCACCCCGCTTTTAACCGATCTTTATCAGTTCACCATGGCTTATGCTTACTGGAAAGCCGGCAAGCATGAGGAACGTGCCGTGTAAGTTGTCTATTAAATCTTATATGTTTACCAAACTCTGCCTTAACTATTTGTTATGCGTTATTTATTGGTTTTGTTTCTAGTTAATTAGTAGCTGAATATGCTACTGTTTTGGTATTGAATTTTAAGGCGAGTTCACGATTAATTGAAGTTTTTATTGTGGAGTCTCGGCTACATTGAGGTTTATCATGTAAATTATTGTGTTATAAATAGGTTaacaatttgaattttttatacttaGAAAGGGTTTCGGAGTTGTACTTGAGTGGTAAATTATGATGCTTTGAATGTTTGGACGAGCATTTCAtgtttcaattaaataattacactaacttaaattcgattttaacataattattgaatttgaaatgaattaCAAGACATACAATCTTGGCTTTGAAATTAATGTAAGGAACTAGGATAGTTGTTTATCAGGATCAAAATTGAAACAGCAGTATCAAGGGATTTCTGTAGTCCTTTTCTACTTGGTTTATGAATTTTTCATGGcaaaaatttgaatcatttaaatttgtttattgcTCACTGGAAAGCATCAAGAATACTGATTACTGGCAACATTCTAAAGACTTTACTTTTAAGCTGCATACTGTGTTGTTCCCATGCTGCAAAGCCAACTCTCTAGAAGTTGGAATGCACTGTGttgcttttataatttattatttgtgtccTGGTGTGGTACaggtttgatttatattttagaaagaaTCCATTTGGTGGTGAATATACAATCTTTGCTGGTTTAGAAGAATGCATAAGGCTAATTGCTAACTTCAAGTTTACAGAGGATGAGATCTCGTTTGTCCGTCTTAGCTTGCCTGGTTCGTGTGAGGTatgacataataattatattagttattaattaataatggaTAATGACATTGAAACACTGGTAGTTGCACCCAGGCTTGCTAATTGGCTATTGCAGTTTTTATTAAACCTGTTGAAATGCTATAGATCACTTTTGACTTCTTCTATAGTTTTAAGCATAATAGGTAGTCACTAAATATGTATGCAGCATTGTCTTAGTTGTAATTTGAACTTTGTTCACATTGGATTGGGTGGAAGATTAGTGATGGGTGCATGAGCTATACAAGTGTAACTTCATTGTCTTAATTGCTTCCATTTACCCTAAGCCCTAAGGAATGGGGAAACACTTGGTTGAATAACTGATGATGTCTGTTATCATTCCACTCTTTttacttattttgttttatttaccaTGACTTACCAATTGAATTGCTACACTGAAATGAACGGGTTTCcattataaagtttaaatttttttctggCGATGGTGTGGAATACATGGATCcaattcatataatatgcattttttcaataaaatattgcaaattGTGAATTTTACctactaatttattattaactgATTGATTTATTGTTAATACAAACCATAGGATGGCTTCTTCAATTATCTTAGGGGAATCGACTGTTCTGATGTTGAAGTGTATGCTATTTCAGAGGGATCGGTTGTTTTCCCAAAGGTACCCTTGCTACGAGTTGAAGGGCCAGTTGCTGTGAGTGTTGCTTTCACACAGACATAATCTGTTTTGACACTATTTTATGattcaattcattttaattcatatattctGTGGTTAGGTGGTCCAATTGCTGGaaacaccatttttgaatcttaTTAATTACGCATCATTAGTCGCTACAAATGCTGCAAGACATCGATTTGTAGCTGGAAAGTCCAAATTGTTACTTGAGTTTGGGCTTCGACGGGCTCAGGTTGCTctcatttatcttttttctcgTATGTGAACTGCAGATTTATGTTTCTTTGTAAGAGTAGCCTTCTTCATTTTACATGTAGGGACCTGATGGAGGGATAGGAGCATCAAAATACTGTTACATGGGAGGGTTTGATGCAACAAGGTAGTTTTTGCTGAAAATCTTTTTGTACAGTACAGTCATTGTTTCTCATTTCAACTGTATTTGTCCTATCGAGTTTCGaagttttaacttttaagttCTATGCTCTAAGCATATGTAAGCAACTCTTATTCAAGTATAGCTGTCCATAGTACAAGTCTTAGTGAATAAATCCAATTTCTATTGACTTCTGAAATGGGCAACGGGTTAAACGGCTTGGTTTCAGCTGTGTCTCTCttcaaaaatcaaagaaaatatatttgatcTACTTTTTAGGAACATGTTAAATGTGTAGAGTGAAATTATGGGCCCTAGGAACAATCAAGGATGCAAGTACCGTGTTTGATTGATCATGAGATATGTTGAGTCTTGAATTCTccaatattattcatttttctttggtTGTTAATCTGAGTAAATATTAGGTTTAATCTCTTTTGGATTTATGTTGTATGTTTTCAGTAATGTTGCAGCTGGGAGGTTATTTGGGATACCGCTTCGTGGAACACATTCGCATGCCTTTGTTAGCTCATTTATGGTTAGTTAATCAGATGGGATGTTAGTTCTTTTGAGTAAATTGCTTATAATGTACAAAAACCAGTTAGTTTTGTTAGTACCATCACAACTGACAATTGTTTAATGTTTTTGGacttttttcccattttaatcTCACTAGCTATTTCTTTGACATGTGACTGTAAATCCTTAACGTGACAAGTTGGAACTTTTGCGATATTCATATTTTAGGAGTATTGTGTTTGTGAATAGGAAAGCTATATATTCGATATTGAAAGCTTCTTTTGTAGCTTGTGTATCAAGACTAGTCCGGAATTGTTGTATCAAACCTTTAAGCTCAGAAAACTTGCCTTGTTCAATTTCAGATTATGCTTAGTGACTGATTGTTGTTTTATCAATTGCTGCACTTGCCTTTTAGCCTTGTTCTCTGCTTGTCTGGTTGATACTAGCAGGTTACAAAactctttttgtttataattgttGTTATGGTTGGTCATACACATCTATTGGTACTTAGCATGTCAATATTACTCTGGAGCCATTATGTAAGACTTGGCCTTGACACTTGGATCTCCTTGTATTTCTATCTGTTTTGCCTATATGTCTTAATCATACGAGTCATCATAATACTTTTGTTGTatctaaaatgattatttctttgttttagaCTTGCAGGTTTTTGTTTATCTTTAATactaatttcttatttatatgtCAATTTGCAGAGTCCTGATGAGATAATAGAAAAATCACTTAAAAGCTCTGATGGCTCACATACTTGTGAGGATTTTGTCAGTCTGGTTCAGACATGGTTAAACAAAATTAAGGTTTGTTTTCCTTGATCATacattttgttttcctttttccttttcattttaattttgacattttttttgtgtttttcaatGTCAAATAGTCTTTGTACGTTTGAACACTAtgttatgttaatatttattcataattgaGTTCAAGAGGTTGTTTGTTCACGGTTGTGATAggatttagtaaaaaattattaaaacctagacaaatttgagctaaatgaaatttcaaactaTGTCAAGTGTTCTGTTCTATTTTCCGGAACTATTATGGCTTTCTAGAATTGGTGAGGGAAAAGTGGGCTCAGCGGAACAATTTTGCCATACCACTAAAAGGGAAAATTC
It contains:
- the LOC123228902 gene encoding nicotinate phosphoribosyltransferase 2-like encodes the protein MGGKGNGQSQTEARMGHGVDGPTNPMVTPLLTDLYQFTMAYAYWKAGKHEERAVFDLYFRKNPFGGEYTIFAGLEECIRLIANFKFTEDEISFVRLSLPGSCEDGFFNYLRGIDCSDVEVYAISEGSVVFPKVPLLRVEGPVAVVQLLETPFLNLINYASLVATNAARHRFVAGKSKLLLEFGLRRAQGPDGGIGASKYCYMGGFDATSNVAAGRLFGIPLRGTHSHAFVSSFMSPDEIIEKSLKSSDGSHTCEDFVSLVQTWLNKIKWSSSLRGIFSETNQSELAAFTSYALAFPKSFLALVDTYDVMRSGVPNFCAVALALNDLGYKAAGIRLDSGDLAYLSCEARKFFRSIEKEFGVPGFEKMSITASNDLNEETLDALKNR